A single region of the Vicia villosa cultivar HV-30 ecotype Madison, WI linkage group LG4, Vvil1.0, whole genome shotgun sequence genome encodes:
- the LOC131597130 gene encoding uncharacterized protein LOC131597130 — MEARGRFAGAADGWVEMHCAVSFLICFRFWNVKELGEWVNNHWRWRIVECESNLTQVELEEWGELRQLLLDVAPKWREKDFFVWPLNGSGVFNVKDYYGSMVLEQTDMEEDPATKKAWSIVWKSWMPSKVKIFAWRLFKDRLATRVELVKRGIIENNNASFCVFGCQCQKNIHHLFLSCGIVVGVWGKVYQWLGIAQQVHTICCEEFLHMVGLLKRSCVKSRVGVIWVTVCWCIWKQRNDLIFNNGLVDLEVIVHKVKMFTWWWLAIGNKQNIYCNFYEWSHCPLDYL, encoded by the coding sequence ATGGAAGCAAGGGGCCGTTTTGCTGGAGCAGCAGATGGTTGGGTAGAAATGCATTGCGCTGTGAGTTTCCTAATCTGTTTCAGGTTCTGGAATGTGAAGGAATTGGGTGAGTGGGTGAACAATCACTGGAGGTGGCGGATTGTGGAGTGTGAATCAAATCTGACCCAGGTAGAGTTAGAAGAATGGGGGGAGTTGAGACAACTTCTATTAGATGTAGCACCTAAGTGGAGGGAGAAGGATTTCTTTGTTTGGCCATTAAATGGATCGGGGGTGTTCAATGTAAAAGACTATTATGGGAGCATGGTTTTGGAACAGACTGATATGGAAGAGGATCCTGCGACCAAAAAAGCTTGGTCAATAGTGTGGAAGTCATGGATGCCTTCGAAGGTCAAAATTTTTGCTTGGAGATTGTTCAAAGATAGATTGGCAACAAGGGTAGAGCTGGTAAAGAGAGGCATTATAGAAAACAACAATGCATCATTTTGTGTATTTGGCTGCCAATGTCAGAAAAATATTCACCATTTGTTCCTTTCTTGTGGTATAGTAGTCGGGGTGTGGGGGAAAGTTTATCAGTGGCTTGGGATTGCTCAGCAAGTTCACACAATATGTTGTGAAGAATTTTTGCATATGGTAGGGTTGTTGAAAAGGAGTTGCGTGAAGAGTAGGGTGGGAGTGATATGGGTGACAGTTTGTTGGTGTATCTGGAAACAACGTAACGACTTAATCTTTAACAATGGATTAGTAGACTTAGAGGTAATTGTCCACAAAGTGAAAATGTTTACATGGTGGTGGTTAGCAATTGGTaacaaacaaaatatttattgtaatttttatgaatggAGCCATTGTCCTCTAGATTATTTGTAG